From the Blattabacterium cuenoti genome, one window contains:
- the secY gene encoding preprotein translocase subunit SecY, which produces MNNFTKNIHNICKIIDLRKKIIITIILLLVYRFGAYIPIPGINPLGISDFVEKFNSNSKGLMQILSSFTGGAFNRASVLALGIMPYISASIVIQLMCIIFPYFQRLQKDGESGKKKINLISRWLTLFICLIQTPIYLYSLIKQFIPYSLRYLNSTYLLDMNTFYGKSMFLFTGIITLTTGTLFTMWIGDKITDKGIGNGISIIIMSGIISRLPDAISKEFFNKLYNYNIGLIILLLEFLLWIFVISFTILIIKAIRKIPIQYVSHYKFLEFGSRYFNKNKKHQYLPLKVTSAGVMPIIFSQAIMFFPLTISNYINNEKIKNFFYIFHNIYGIWYNSAIFILVIIFTFFYTAITIPVHQISDELKRNGGHIPKIKPGKETIDYIDKILSYITLPGSILLGIIAILPYIVSKIGITKSFSLFYGGTSLIIVIGVILDIAQQIDIYLLNYHYDGLMKMKMNIKNYKI; this is translated from the coding sequence ATGAATAATTTTACTAAAAATATTCATAACATTTGTAAAATAATAGATTTACGAAAAAAAATAATAATTACAATAATTTTATTGTTAGTATACCGTTTTGGAGCATATATTCCTATACCTGGAATTAATCCTTTAGGTATAAGTGATTTTGTAGAAAAATTTAATTCCAATTCTAAAGGATTAATGCAAATTTTATCTTCATTCACTGGTGGAGCGTTTAATAGAGCATCTGTTTTAGCGTTAGGTATTATGCCATATATATCTGCTTCTATTGTAATACAGTTAATGTGTATAATATTTCCTTATTTTCAAAGATTACAAAAAGATGGAGAAAGTGGAAAGAAAAAAATTAATCTTATTTCTAGATGGTTAACTTTGTTTATATGTTTAATACAGACTCCAATATATTTATATTCTTTAATAAAACAATTTATTCCATATTCATTACGTTATTTAAATTCTACTTATTTATTAGATATGAATACTTTTTATGGAAAAAGTATGTTTTTGTTCACAGGAATAATCACTTTAACCACTGGGACTTTATTTACTATGTGGATAGGAGATAAAATTACAGATAAAGGTATTGGAAATGGAATTTCAATTATCATTATGTCTGGAATAATATCTCGTTTACCAGATGCTATATCTAAAGAATTTTTTAATAAATTATACAATTATAATATTGGTTTAATAATTTTATTATTAGAATTTTTATTGTGGATTTTTGTTATTTCATTTACTATACTTATTATTAAAGCTATAAGAAAAATTCCTATACAATATGTATCACATTATAAGTTTTTAGAATTTGGATCTAGATATTTTAATAAAAATAAAAAACACCAATATTTGCCACTTAAAGTAACATCTGCTGGAGTTATGCCAATAATTTTTTCTCAAGCTATTATGTTTTTTCCACTAACAATATCTAATTATATTAATAATGAAAAAATAAAAAATTTTTTTTATATTTTTCATAATATATATGGAATTTGGTATAATTCAGCAATTTTTATATTAGTAATAATTTTTACTTTTTTTTATACTGCTATTACAATACCGGTACATCAAATATCTGATGAATTAAAAAGAAATGGAGGTCATATTCCAAAAATTAAACCAGGAAAAGAAACAATTGATTATATAGATAAAATTTTATCTTATATAACATTACCTGGATCTATATTATTAGGAATAATTGCTATATTACCATACATAGTTTCTAAAATTGGGATTACTAAAAGTTTTTCTTTATTTTATGGAGGGACTTCATTAATAATAGTTATTGGTGTAATTTTAGATATAGCTCAACAAATTGATATATATCTACTAAATTATCATTACGATGGATTAATGAAAATGAAAATGAATATTAAAAATTATAAAATATAA
- the rplO gene encoding 50S ribosomal protein L15, giving the protein MDNNNVNYCFLKSKNWINKKKIRLGRGQGSGKGGTCGRGHKGYKSRSGYSKKIGFEGGQMPIQRRIPKFGFKRKNFAKKTILINVDTIQHYIDIGKINKNNVINKETLFKNKFLKKNYSIKILGRGKINSSVKIQAEKFSKNASESIKNSGGTPILI; this is encoded by the coding sequence ATGGATAATAATAATGTTAATTATTGTTTTTTAAAATCAAAAAATTGGATAAATAAAAAAAAAATTAGATTAGGAAGAGGGCAAGGATCTGGAAAAGGTGGAACATGTGGAAGAGGTCATAAAGGATATAAATCAAGATCAGGTTATTCTAAAAAAATAGGATTTGAAGGAGGTCAAATGCCAATACAAAGAAGAATTCCTAAATTTGGATTTAAAAGAAAAAATTTTGCAAAAAAAACAATTTTAATTAATGTAGATACTATTCAACATTATATAGATATAGGAAAAATTAATAAAAATAATGTTATTAATAAAGAAACACTTTTTAAAAATAAATTTTTAAAAAAAAATTATTCTATTAAAATATTAGGTAGAGGAAAAATTAATAGTTCTGTAAAAATACAAGCAGAAAAATTTAGTAAAAATGCATCTGAATCTATAAAAAATAGTGGAGGTACTCCTATATTAATTTAA
- the rpsE gene encoding 30S ribosomal protein S5: MNILYNKNSKEKKAKYTGLDLKERLVGVTRVCKVTKGRRYFSFSAIVIKGNENGLIGYGFGKSKEATDAIRKAGDRARRNVRKVCISNGTIPHEQEAKYRGARILLKPASDGTGIIAGGPIRIVLETSGLKNVLSKSKGSSNHHNIIKATIKALSKIRDVYIISKQRGISIKKVYNG, translated from the coding sequence ATGAATATTTTATATAATAAAAATAGTAAAGAAAAAAAAGCAAAATATACAGGATTAGATTTAAAAGAAAGATTAGTTGGAGTAACTAGAGTTTGTAAAGTAACTAAAGGTAGAAGATATTTTAGTTTTAGTGCAATAGTTATAAAAGGAAATGAAAATGGTTTAATAGGTTATGGGTTCGGTAAATCTAAAGAAGCTACAGATGCAATCAGGAAAGCTGGTGATAGAGCACGAAGAAATGTTAGAAAGGTTTGTATTTCAAATGGGACTATACCACATGAACAAGAAGCAAAATATAGAGGAGCACGTATTTTACTTAAACCTGCATCAGATGGAACTGGAATTATTGCTGGAGGACCTATTAGAATAGTATTAGAAACATCAGGATTAAAAAATGTTTTATCTAAATCTAAGGGATCTTCTAATCATCACAATATAATAAAAGCAACTATAAAGGCTCTTAGTAAAATTAGAGACGTATATATTATATCAAAACAAAGAGGAATTTCTATTAAAAAAGTTTATAATGGATAA
- the rplR gene encoding 50S ribosomal protein L18: MKNKKIKKIFGETNRPRISVFRSNREIYAQIIDDFYGKTLTCSSSIDKEFIKKKYKKKTKVELSYEVGKLLGVRAEKLKIKKLVFDKGKYLYHGRIKSLADGIREYSIKL, encoded by the coding sequence ATGAAAAATAAAAAAATAAAAAAAATTTTTGGAGAAACTAATAGACCAAGGATATCTGTATTTAGAAGTAATAGAGAAATTTATGCACAAATAATAGATGATTTTTATGGAAAAACTTTAACTTGTTCTTCTTCAATTGATAAAGAATTTATAAAAAAAAAATATAAAAAAAAAACAAAGGTAGAATTGTCTTATGAAGTAGGAAAATTATTAGGTGTTAGAGCAGAAAAATTAAAAATAAAAAAACTTGTTTTTGATAAAGGTAAATATCTATATCATGGAAGAATAAAATCTCTAGCAGATGGAATAAGAGAATATAGTATAAAACTTTAG
- the rplF gene encoding 50S ribosomal protein L6, with the protein MSRIGKKLILIPENVKLKIVDNKIFVNGKLGNLVQKISDKIKININNNKLSVSRNKEDKISKSLHGLYNVLIKNMIIGVSIGFKKELELVGIGYKANIKENNILDMNLGFSHNIMLQLPKEILVDIKLYKGKNTIIILKSYDKQLLGIVASKIRSFRAPEPYKGKGVRFIGEEIRRKTGKSV; encoded by the coding sequence ATGTCTAGAATTGGTAAAAAATTAATTTTAATTCCTGAAAATGTAAAACTAAAAATAGTTGATAATAAAATATTTGTAAATGGTAAATTAGGAAATTTAGTTCAAAAAATTTCTGATAAAATAAAAATAAACATTAATAATAATAAATTATCAGTAAGTAGAAATAAAGAGGATAAAATTTCTAAATCTTTACATGGACTATATAATGTTTTAATTAAAAACATGATTATAGGTGTATCTATAGGTTTTAAAAAAGAATTGGAACTAGTTGGAATTGGTTACAAAGCAAATATAAAAGAAAATAATATTTTAGATATGAATTTAGGATTTTCTCATAATATTATGTTACAATTACCAAAAGAAATTTTAGTAGATATAAAATTATATAAAGGAAAAAATACTATTATTATACTTAAGTCATATGATAAACAGTTATTAGGTATAGTAGCATCTAAAATTAGATCATTTAGAGCTCCTGAACCTTACAAAGGTAAGGGGGTAAGATTCATAGGAGAAGAAATAAGAAGAAAAACTGGAAAATCTGTTTGA
- the rpsH gene encoding 30S ribosomal protein S8: MDTIADFLTRIRNAGFANHKYLITQYSRIKNKITVVLLENGYILDYKKENNKIKIYLKYCEKNIFSINKIIRISKPGLRKYVKYKNLPRVLNGLGIAIISTSYGIITDKEAKKRKIGGEILCYVY; the protein is encoded by the coding sequence ATGGATACTATTGCTGATTTTTTAACTAGAATTAGAAATGCAGGTTTTGCAAATCATAAATATTTGATCACACAATATTCTAGAATAAAAAATAAAATTACAGTTGTACTATTAGAAAATGGATATATTTTAGATTATAAAAAAGAAAATAATAAAATTAAAATATATTTAAAATATTGTGAAAAAAATATTTTTTCAATAAATAAAATTATAAGAATTAGTAAACCTGGATTAAGAAAATATGTTAAATATAAAAATTTACCTCGTGTTTTGAATGGATTGGGAATTGCTATAATATCTACTTCTTATGGAATTATTACAGATAAAGAAGCAAAAAAAAGAAAAATAGGTGGAGAAATATTATGTTATGTATACTAA
- the rpsN gene encoding 30S ribosomal protein S14 has product MAKESVKARQKKRENLVEKYKKKRKMLKKYKKYDLLQRLPRNSSPVRLRNRCSITGRCRGYMRKFGISRIVFRNFVSQGFIPGVKKASW; this is encoded by the coding sequence ATGGCTAAAGAATCTGTAAAGGCTAGACAAAAAAAAAGAGAAAATCTTGTAGAAAAATATAAAAAGAAAAGAAAAATGTTAAAAAAATATAAAAAATATGATCTTTTACAAAGATTACCAAGAAATTCTTCTCCAGTTCGTTTAAGAAATAGATGTTCAATTACTGGAAGATGTAGAGGTTATATGAGAAAATTTGGTATATCTCGTATTGTTTTTAGAAATTTTGTATCTCAAGGGTTTATTCCAGGAGTAAAAAAAGCTAGTTGGTAA
- the rplE gene encoding 50S ribosomal protein L5: MNNSLPRLKKLYEDKIISSLINEFNYSSVMEVPKLKKIVVHQGIGIFSSNKKDIEFFMNEITDITGQKSIFCYSKHDEAGFKLRKGMPIGVKVTLRRNNMYEFLERLIFIALPRVRDFNGVKNTSFDGSGNYNMGILEQIIYPEIDIDKIKKSIGMNITFVTSSKKDIETKRLLSLFGIPFMNKNNIKHG; encoded by the coding sequence ATGAATAATTCATTACCTAGATTGAAAAAACTTTATGAAGATAAGATTATTTCATCTTTAATAAATGAATTTAATTATTCATCTGTTATGGAAGTTCCAAAATTAAAAAAAATAGTTGTACATCAAGGGATTGGAATTTTTTCTTCAAATAAAAAAGATATAGAATTTTTTATGAATGAAATTACTGATATTACTGGACAGAAATCAATATTTTGTTATTCTAAACATGATGAAGCTGGATTTAAACTTAGAAAAGGAATGCCAATTGGAGTAAAAGTTACTTTACGTAGGAATAATATGTATGAATTTTTAGAAAGATTAATTTTTATTGCATTACCTAGAGTAAGAGATTTCAATGGTGTTAAAAATACTAGTTTTGATGGAAGTGGAAATTATAATATGGGAATTTTAGAACAAATAATTTATCCAGAAATAGATATAGACAAAATTAAAAAAAGTATAGGAATGAATATAACATTTGTTACTTCTTCAAAAAAAGATATAGAAACAAAAAGGTTATTGTCTCTTTTTGGTATTCCTTTTATGAATAAAAATAATATAAAACATGGCTAA
- the rplX gene encoding 50S ribosomal protein L24 yields MIRKIKKGDRVLILSGDYKKNIGFVTKIFLKKNRAIIKGINIVKKHIKPNVKNPKGGILEKESSIHISNLKKLHVDEKDEKGENKS; encoded by the coding sequence ATGATTAGAAAAATAAAAAAAGGTGATAGAGTATTAATTTTATCAGGTGATTATAAAAAAAATATAGGTTTTGTAACAAAAATCTTTTTAAAAAAAAATAGAGCTATTATAAAAGGAATTAATATAGTAAAAAAACATATTAAACCAAATGTAAAAAATCCAAAAGGAGGTATTTTAGAAAAAGAATCTTCTATACATATATCTAATTTGAAAAAATTACATGTAGATGAAAAAGATGAAAAAGGTGAAAATAAAAGTTAA
- the rplN gene encoding 50S ribosomal protein L14 has protein sequence MLQQESICKVADNTGAKEVLIIRVLGGTRKKYARVGDTVVVTIKTSITKGSTIKKGQIVKAVIIRTKKRTRRKDGSYISFDDNACVLINTSGEILGTRVFGPVARELREKEYMKIISLAQEVL, from the coding sequence ATGTTGCAACAGGAGTCTATATGTAAAGTAGCAGATAATACTGGAGCAAAAGAGGTATTAATAATAAGAGTTTTAGGTGGGACAAGAAAAAAGTACGCTAGAGTAGGAGACACTGTAGTAGTTACTATTAAAACATCTATTACAAAAGGAAGTACTATAAAAAAAGGACAAATAGTTAAAGCTGTAATTATTAGAACTAAAAAAAGAACTAGAAGAAAAGATGGTTCTTATATAAGTTTTGATGATAATGCATGTGTATTAATTAATACATCTGGAGAAATATTAGGGACAAGAGTTTTTGGGCCAGTAGCTAGAGAACTAAGAGAAAAAGAATATATGAAAATAATATCCTTAGCACAAGAAGTATTATAA
- the rpsQ gene encoding 30S ribosomal protein S17 — protein sequence MEKVRNNRKQRQRQGTVISNKMNKTIIVSEMKKVKHKNYGKSIIKNKIYMVHDENNISKNGDMVSIVETRPLSRRKHWKLITILKKYK from the coding sequence ATGGAAAAAGTTAGAAATAATCGAAAACAAAGACAAAGACAAGGAACAGTTATAAGTAATAAAATGAATAAAACCATTATAGTTTCTGAAATGAAGAAAGTAAAACATAAAAATTATGGAAAAAGTATTATTAAAAACAAAATCTATATGGTTCATGATGAAAACAATATTTCTAAAAATGGAGATATGGTAAGTATTGTAGAAACTCGCCCATTAAGTAGAAGAAAACATTGGAAATTAATAACAATATTAAAGAAATATAAATAA
- the rpmC gene encoding 50S ribosomal protein L29: MKNIDIKKFSIDELITQIELSKNYYKKLKLDNSVKVHENPMVIRLFRKNIARLITELNKKISWKKLEIIENKDKDKEQL, from the coding sequence ATGAAAAATATTGATATAAAAAAATTTTCAATTGATGAATTAATAACACAAATTGAATTAAGTAAAAATTATTACAAAAAGTTAAAATTAGATAATTCTGTTAAAGTACATGAAAATCCAATGGTAATAAGACTTTTTAGAAAAAATATTGCTAGATTAATAACTGAATTAAATAAAAAAATTTCATGGAAAAAGTTAGAAATAATCGAAAACAAAGACAAAGACAAGGAACAGTTATAA
- the rplP gene encoding 50S ribosomal protein L16 translates to MLQPKKTKYKKKQKGRIRGNSKKGNLLCRGLYGIKALESAWISSKQLEAARVAATRYMKREGKLWINVFPDKPVTKKPQEVRMGKGKGPVEFWVAVVKPGRILFEVDGVKIEIAKEALRLAAQKLPIKMRFIISHEIDS, encoded by the coding sequence ATGTTACAACCAAAAAAAACAAAATATAAAAAAAAACAAAAAGGTAGAATACGTGGAAATTCAAAAAAAGGTAATTTACTTTGTAGAGGTTTGTATGGTATTAAAGCTTTAGAAAGTGCTTGGATATCTTCTAAACAATTAGAAGCGGCTAGAGTCGCTGCGACAAGATATATGAAAAGAGAAGGTAAACTGTGGATTAATGTTTTTCCAGATAAACCAGTTACTAAAAAACCTCAAGAAGTACGTATGGGAAAAGGAAAAGGCCCTGTTGAATTTTGGGTCGCAGTAGTTAAACCAGGTAGAATTTTATTTGAAGTAGATGGGGTAAAAATTGAAATAGCTAAAGAAGCACTAAGATTAGCTGCTCAAAAACTCCCAATAAAAATGAGATTCATAATTTCTCATGAAATTGATTCCTAA
- the rpsC gene encoding 30S ribosomal protein S3, with the protein MGQKTNPIVNRLGIIIGWQSSWCNNYKERLKEDFEVRSYIEARLPKGIISRVFIERTLKFITITIRTSRPALVIGKGGEEVDTIRKELKKLTKKEVQINISEVKRPELDAILVTKNLSKQLENRISYKKSIKLSILSAMRMNAYGIKIQISGRLNGSEMARCETYKEGRISLGTFRADVDYYMDVAHTVYGSIGIKVWIMKGEIYGKKDLSHFIEIQKKPRSNFYRRKK; encoded by the coding sequence ATGGGACAAAAAACTAATCCAATTGTTAATAGATTAGGTATTATAATTGGTTGGCAATCAAGTTGGTGTAATAATTATAAAGAGAGATTAAAAGAAGATTTTGAAGTAAGAAGTTATATAGAAGCAAGATTACCAAAAGGTATAATATCTAGAGTTTTTATAGAAAGAACTTTAAAATTTATTACTATTACAATTCGAACTTCAAGACCAGCATTGGTTATAGGAAAAGGTGGAGAAGAAGTAGATACTATTAGAAAAGAGTTGAAAAAACTTACTAAAAAAGAAGTTCAAATTAATATATCGGAAGTTAAACGTCCTGAATTAGATGCTATTTTAGTAACTAAAAATTTATCAAAACAATTAGAAAATAGAATTTCTTATAAAAAATCTATAAAGTTATCTATACTTTCTGCTATGAGAATGAATGCTTATGGAATAAAAATTCAAATTTCTGGAAGATTGAATGGATCAGAAATGGCTAGGTGTGAGACTTACAAAGAAGGGAGAATTTCTCTTGGAACTTTTAGAGCAGATGTTGATTACTATATGGATGTAGCACATACAGTATATGGAAGTATAGGAATTAAAGTTTGGATTATGAAAGGTGAAATATATGGAAAAAAAGACTTATCACACTTTATAGAAATACAAAAAAAACCTAGAAGTAATTTTTATAGAAGAAAAAAATGA
- a CDS encoding large ribosomal subunit protein uL22: MRTVTNTNVVSASLNKVKSSSRKMRRLVNLIRNKEIKNALEILSNINRSKRSIVLKKLLLSLLSNWKIKYGSSLKKKKENLFINSIIVNKNKILKRIRPAPQGKGHRIKKELISVVVTLCKK, encoded by the coding sequence ATGAGAACAGTAACTAATACTAATGTAGTATCAGCATCATTAAACAAAGTAAAAAGTTCTTCAAGAAAAATGCGACGTTTAGTGAATTTAATAAGAAATAAAGAAATAAAAAATGCTTTAGAAATACTATCTAATATTAATAGAAGTAAGAGGTCAATTGTTTTAAAAAAATTACTTTTGTCTTTATTATCAAATTGGAAGATAAAATATGGATCTTCACTTAAGAAAAAAAAAGAAAATCTATTTATAAATAGTATTATAGTAAATAAAAATAAAATTTTAAAAAGAATTAGACCTGCTCCACAAGGAAAAGGACATAGAATAAAGAAAGAATTAATAAGTGTTGTAGTTACTTTATGTAAAAAATAA
- the rpsS gene encoding 30S ribosomal protein S19 yields MGRSLKKGPYVSYKLYKKVLKNIKHNKKTAIKTWSRPSTILPDFVGQTFSVHNGKQFINVYITEDMIGRKLGEFAPTRIFRAHSGSKRKVKVKN; encoded by the coding sequence ATGGGTAGATCTTTAAAAAAAGGACCATATGTTTCATATAAACTTTATAAAAAAGTATTAAAAAATATAAAGCATAATAAAAAAACTGCTATTAAAACATGGTCAAGACCATCTACAATACTTCCTGATTTTGTAGGTCAAACATTTTCAGTTCATAATGGTAAACAATTTATTAATGTGTATATTACTGAAGATATGATAGGACGAAAACTTGGCGAATTTGCTCCTACAAGAATATTTAGAGCACATTCCGGATCAAAAAGAAAAGTAAAAGTTAAGAATTAA
- the rplB gene encoding 50S ribosomal protein L2, translating to MSVKKLKPLTSSQRFRVKNSFEKLTTNIPEKKLVIGKKKSGGRNNTGRRTMRFIGGGHKKKYRIIDFKRKKFGISAIVKSIEYDPNRSSFISLLCYEDGVKNYILAIEGLKIGQKVISGKNIPFDIGNSTFLSEIPLGTNISCIELNPGQGAKIARGAGSFAQLFARDEKYSSIKLPSGEIRMIINSCMATIGIVSNLDHQLEKYGKAGKKRHLGKRPRTRGVAMNPVDHPMGGGEGKATGGIPRSRKGIPSKGFKTRNKRKHSNKYILQRRKK from the coding sequence ATGTCAGTAAAAAAATTAAAACCTTTGACCTCTAGTCAAAGGTTTAGAGTTAAAAATAGTTTTGAAAAACTAACAACTAATATTCCTGAAAAAAAATTAGTAATAGGAAAAAAAAAATCTGGAGGTAGAAATAATACAGGTAGAAGAACTATGCGTTTTATTGGAGGTGGGCATAAAAAAAAATATAGAATTATTGATTTTAAAAGAAAAAAATTTGGTATAAGTGCAATAGTGAAATCAATAGAATATGATCCAAATAGATCATCTTTTATATCGTTACTTTGTTATGAAGATGGAGTTAAAAACTATATTTTAGCAATAGAAGGATTGAAAATTGGACAAAAAGTAATTTCTGGTAAAAATATTCCTTTTGATATAGGGAATTCTACATTTTTGAGTGAAATACCATTAGGTACTAATATTTCATGCATAGAACTTAATCCTGGACAAGGAGCAAAAATAGCAAGAGGAGCAGGATCTTTTGCTCAATTATTTGCTAGAGATGAAAAATATTCTAGTATAAAACTTCCATCTGGAGAAATTAGGATGATAATTAATTCATGTATGGCTACAATAGGAATTGTATCTAATTTAGATCATCAATTAGAAAAATATGGAAAAGCTGGAAAAAAAAGACATTTAGGAAAAAGACCTAGAACTAGAGGTGTAGCTATGAATCCAGTTGATCATCCTATGGGAGGTGGAGAAGGAAAAGCAACTGGAGGTATTCCTAGAAGTAGAAAAGGAATACCATCTAAAGGATTTAAAACTAGAAATAAAAGAAAACACTCTAATAAGTATATTTTACAAAGAAGAAAAAAATAA
- the rplW gene encoding 50S ribosomal protein L23: MILIKTIVTDKSIEKKEKYNRYTFFVYPNFNKNKIKEEIIRMFGFSIENIKTMIYSKKKKFKFSTKKKVFNISKKKIKKVIVQVIELKDKEEGKLKGKEIELKDKEEGKLKGKEIELKNKEEGKLKGKEIELKNKEEGKLKGKEIELKNKEEGKLKGKEIELKDKEEGKLKGKEIELKDKEEGKLKGKEIELKNKEEGKLKGKEIELKNKEEGKLKGKKKKN, encoded by the coding sequence ATGATTTTAATTAAAACCATTGTTACGGATAAATCTATAGAAAAAAAGGAAAAATATAATCGTTATACTTTCTTTGTTTATCCTAATTTTAATAAAAATAAGATTAAAGAAGAGATCATAAGGATGTTTGGATTTTCTATTGAAAATATAAAAACTATGATTTATTCTAAGAAAAAAAAATTTAAATTTTCAACGAAAAAAAAGGTTTTTAACATAAGTAAAAAAAAAATTAAAAAGGTAATTGTACAAGTAATAGAGTTAAAGGATAAGGAAGAAGGGAAATTAAAAGGAAAAGAAATAGAGTTAAAGGATAAGGAAGAAGGGAAATTAAAAGGAAAAGAAATAGAGTTAAAGAATAAGGAAGAAGGGAAATTAAAAGGAAAAGAAATAGAGTTAAAGAATAAGGAAGAAGGGAAATTAAAAGGAAAAGAAATAGAGTTAAAGAATAAGGAAGAAGGGAAATTAAAAGGAAAAGAAATAGAGTTAAAGGATAAGGAAGAAGGGAAATTAAAAGGAAAAGAAATAGAGTTAAAGGATAAGGAAGAAGGGAAATTAAAAGGAAAAGAAATAGAGTTAAAGAATAAGGAAGAAGGGAAATTAAAAGGAAAAGAAATAGAGTTAAAGAATAAGGAAGAAGGGAAATTAAAAGGAAAAAAAAAGAAAAATTAA